A single Vibrio sp. YMD68 DNA region contains:
- a CDS encoding bacteriocin immunity protein, which produces MKKKMITDYSETEFLNFVEDIFKSNASDSDDILDERLELFEEITEHPDGTDLIYYPKNLGDDTPENIVKIVKEWRLAQGLPCFKDS; this is translated from the coding sequence GTGAAAAAAAAGATGATAACAGACTATAGTGAGACAGAATTCCTAAATTTTGTTGAAGATATTTTCAAATCAAATGCTTCAGATTCTGATGATATTCTTGATGAACGGTTAGAGCTATTTGAAGAAATAACAGAGCACCCTGATGGAACTGACTTAATTTACTACCCCAAAAACCTTGGAGATGACACTCCAGAGAATATCGTAAAAATAGTTAAAGAGTGGCGGTTAGCACAAGGGCTTCCTTGTTTTAAGGACTCTTAA
- a CDS encoding GntR family transcriptional regulator, translating into MKKYQELVQDIISKICQNIIDVKLPSERELAEKYDISRFSVRKAMSKLEAIGMVKSKAGSGYYVNTSSVDSPLIYNSVTENKFGEISYKKIKLNKRLPTIHEMQAFSIEEDEYIWNVKRLRLIQGKVTQIEEARLPVKLFPVVNDTIIESSLQKHALSLGLEIDSYLTTYQAISVSKDDADLLGCKRSSSAMNITNRGFLTSGEVFVVSDIIDINYQCTYHTKFNPESLNYRDQNDRD; encoded by the coding sequence ATGAAAAAGTACCAAGAACTTGTTCAAGATATAATCAGTAAGATTTGCCAAAATATTATTGATGTAAAATTACCCTCAGAAAGAGAATTAGCTGAAAAGTACGATATTTCCCGCTTCTCGGTGAGAAAGGCAATGTCTAAACTTGAAGCAATTGGTATGGTTAAATCAAAAGCAGGCTCGGGGTATTATGTAAATACGTCGAGTGTAGATTCACCATTAATATACAACTCAGTAACTGAGAATAAATTTGGTGAAATTTCTTATAAGAAAATAAAATTGAATAAGAGATTACCGACCATACATGAAATGCAAGCATTCTCGATTGAAGAAGATGAATATATTTGGAATGTGAAACGCTTAAGGTTAATTCAAGGCAAAGTCACCCAGATTGAAGAGGCGAGGCTACCCGTGAAATTATTCCCAGTGGTGAACGATACTATTATCGAAAGCTCTCTTCAGAAGCATGCACTTTCATTAGGGTTGGAAATCGATAGCTACCTCACGACCTACCAAGCGATCAGTGTTTCAAAGGACGACGCAGACTTGTTGGGATGCAAGCGTTCGAGTTCAGCAATGAACATCACCAACCGTGGTTTCCTCACTTCTGGTGAAGTGTTTGTCGTCAGTGACATTATTGATATCAACTACCAGTGTACCTACCACACCAAGTTTAATCCTGAGAGTTTGAATTACCGAGATCAAAACGACCGCGATTAG
- a CDS encoding S-type pyocin domain-containing protein, translating into MGYKTVELIHLMTHEFQQVEGDFESLSERELKGVIPSAMGYRPFIEQLKQGHLLLLNDSPQAPLLMKDNNALGSATWGFNPHVSNNIEPAAQKALLARTQMSGGTSSGTQSKSLHPPLPMPTYIPERPRPDYSDEPPSLKYEYNIDIACSHDAFHRNVGCSFALAKTKKEAMLGRWNESKIEEGTRYTLLTAFDEPKKLVGQVASISMGISPNQPVKMRTIGSGVALEGFIPVTPAVQLGERLGYPTEGFYYHIHDGKLIQEYRILGDKKWSFYATRSMHHRLDSERGYNIDQTAILVFWKLKGKVIENQHLIYLDRQITRDELDSLNDEWLDEHGILLDIPELLTATKKPIQTRNDFMATKEETQPLPHHIVQTDPETGQRETWMSIAQKYALMPKTLLTLNPQYDADPMSLAVGHSLNVTHNTEDPKAKPSFFASPPAKPEKVNQPSNAYYEFTESYLADTHVKAINHEHLIEKDIPIVNLKEVTPSKVFAKSCQLPQGCIDAGVIEEPIQNFGPWSFFFGQAQAHPLAIPAIQATQAQMAMGATASMAGQPKTSASDSTATELEKLAGTLKDKLVESYRWKVDGISALFAMQQSLLGDGTQYSDKELRQLSTVQSRLRVHITEPNKDEYYPNVKAYHVDDTRIPVKYVAQDDNNQLSVQLENEGPIIYWTPADSGDPNWQSTPSQDDGFELEDIRVTPIHSDETPVTVTPMPEEKDWRDAILVFPESSGITPLYVVYKESPRDKPGTVTGHGEDIDGIWLEKASEGLGSPIPSQVADKLRGREFSNFDAFRKAFWIEVSKDTILSIQFNSQNQVRIGLGYAPKTRSKDKVGKRKSFELHHLDEIQNGGKVYDLNNLKVTTPKNHIAIHKGIK; encoded by the coding sequence TTGGGCTACAAAACGGTTGAACTCATTCACTTGATGACACACGAATTTCAACAAGTCGAAGGTGACTTTGAATCCTTATCTGAGCGTGAGTTAAAAGGTGTCATCCCCTCTGCGATGGGCTATCGCCCATTCATCGAGCAATTAAAACAAGGTCACCTGCTGCTTCTTAATGACTCTCCACAGGCTCCGTTGCTAATGAAGGATAATAACGCATTAGGCAGCGCGACTTGGGGGTTTAATCCCCATGTCAGTAATAACATTGAACCAGCCGCTCAAAAAGCGTTACTGGCACGTACACAAATGAGTGGTGGCACGTCAAGTGGCACTCAAAGCAAAAGCCTTCATCCTCCTTTACCGATGCCCACTTACATCCCTGAGCGGCCTCGCCCAGATTATTCAGACGAGCCGCCTTCGCTAAAATACGAATACAATATTGATATCGCTTGCTCTCACGATGCCTTTCATCGCAATGTTGGCTGCTCCTTTGCTCTGGCTAAAACAAAAAAAGAAGCCATGCTCGGTCGCTGGAATGAAAGCAAAATAGAGGAAGGGACTCGTTACACTTTGCTGACGGCATTTGATGAGCCTAAAAAGCTGGTGGGACAAGTCGCTTCAATCTCAATGGGTATTTCTCCTAACCAACCCGTAAAAATGAGAACGATAGGAAGCGGTGTCGCCTTAGAGGGCTTTATTCCTGTCACACCCGCCGTGCAATTGGGCGAGCGTTTAGGTTACCCAACAGAAGGTTTTTATTATCACATTCATGACGGCAAACTGATTCAAGAGTACCGAATCCTTGGGGATAAAAAGTGGAGTTTTTATGCCACTCGCTCTATGCACCATCGTCTTGACTCCGAGAGAGGCTATAACATTGACCAAACCGCTATCTTGGTCTTTTGGAAGCTCAAGGGGAAAGTGATTGAGAATCAACACCTGATTTATCTCGATAGGCAAATCACTCGGGATGAGCTTGATAGTTTAAATGATGAATGGCTTGATGAGCATGGTATTCTATTAGACATCCCTGAGTTACTTACTGCGACGAAAAAGCCTATCCAGACACGCAATGACTTTATGGCAACGAAAGAAGAAACCCAGCCTCTCCCTCACCACATTGTTCAAACAGACCCAGAAACAGGGCAGCGTGAAACGTGGATGAGCATTGCACAAAAGTATGCATTAATGCCTAAGACGCTACTGACACTCAATCCACAGTATGATGCTGACCCCATGTCATTGGCCGTTGGTCATTCACTCAACGTCACTCACAATACGGAAGACCCGAAAGCAAAACCCTCGTTTTTCGCTAGTCCACCAGCAAAACCAGAAAAAGTGAATCAGCCATCAAATGCGTATTATGAATTCACGGAATCTTACCTTGCTGACACGCACGTTAAAGCGATTAACCATGAACACTTGATTGAAAAAGACATCCCAATCGTCAACTTGAAAGAAGTGACACCGAGTAAGGTGTTTGCGAAATCTTGCCAACTACCGCAAGGTTGTATTGACGCAGGCGTTATAGAAGAGCCCATTCAAAACTTTGGGCCTTGGTCATTCTTTTTTGGACAAGCGCAAGCTCATCCATTGGCTATCCCTGCTATTCAGGCCACACAGGCTCAAATGGCGATGGGGGCGACCGCCTCTATGGCAGGACAACCTAAAACGAGTGCATCAGACTCTACAGCCACTGAACTCGAAAAGCTGGCGGGCACTTTGAAAGATAAGCTGGTGGAGAGCTACCGCTGGAAAGTCGATGGGATCAGTGCGTTATTTGCTATGCAGCAGTCTTTGTTAGGGGATGGTACGCAGTATAGTGATAAGGAATTAAGGCAGCTCAGCACGGTGCAAAGTCGACTTCGTGTTCACATTACAGAGCCGAATAAAGATGAATACTACCCGAATGTGAAAGCCTACCATGTTGATGATACGCGCATTCCAGTGAAGTACGTCGCGCAAGATGATAATAATCAGCTCTCCGTTCAGCTAGAAAACGAGGGACCCATTATTTATTGGACGCCAGCAGACAGTGGCGACCCAAATTGGCAGAGCACACCCAGTCAAGATGATGGTTTTGAACTGGAAGATATACGAGTCACGCCGATTCATTCTGATGAAACGCCAGTCACCGTCACTCCAATGCCAGAAGAGAAAGATTGGCGTGATGCGATTTTGGTGTTTCCTGAGAGTTCTGGGATTACACCACTTTATGTAGTTTATAAAGAGAGCCCAAGAGACAAACCGGGAACAGTCACAGGACATGGTGAAGATATTGACGGGATATGGCTGGAAAAAGCGAGCGAAGGGCTAGGCTCACCGATTCCATCTCAGGTTGCCGATAAGCTAAGAGGGCGAGAGTTCAGTAACTTTGACGCATTCAGGAAAGCTTTCTGGATAGAAGTTTCTAAGGATACTATTCTAAGTATCCAATTTAACTCACAAAACCAAGTGCGAATTGGTCTAGGGTATGCCCCCAAAACAAGAAGCAAAGATAAAGTAGGCAAGAGAAAGTCATTTGAATTGCATCATCTAGATGAAATTCAAAATGGTGGTAAAGTCTACGATTTAAACAACTTAAAAGTGACTACCCCTAAAAATCACATTGCAATCCATAAAGGTATAAAGTGA